In Microvirga terrae, a single window of DNA contains:
- a CDS encoding mechanosensitive ion channel family protein, protein MMTTHADHDAPARLFGSLVLLFLVLVWSPSANAQVPAAQSPPPPQVQQFLNLMQDPAVRGWIDQQQQPASTPALAEPPSTATQTTASEMTGSEMMAARTASMRDHLASLAAAAPRLPGEFRNAADRLLAELRGRRPVAVLILVLGFVALGAGTEWLFRRVTARPQQRILALPIETASARMRAIGLRLAFGVSEVAIFGLGSVGAFLAFDWPPLLRQVVLTYLVAAVILRLALVLGRFLLAPDIDGPQNAERFCVIPLPAHAARFWYRRLALFVGWFAFGRATLEVLSALGFSPEGRELVAYALGLGLLAIALNVVWTRPRAADALPDVTRRPTHHAITPWLLSLCLVLLWGLWVMGFMRLFWLLAVALLLPGAIKVARMASHHVSRPVGGSKALPAPSLMAVFLDRGIRALLIVGAALLLAHAWQIDLVEMSGRDTLLTRLLRGALSSVVILLIADLIWQVVKSLIDRRLSQAEALSAPGTEAAVRQARLRTLLPIFRNVIFVVLAVVAVMMALSALGVEIGPLIAGAGIVGVAVGFGSQTLVKDVISGVFYLLDDAFRVGEYITSGSYKGTVESFGFRSVKLRHHRGPLFTVPFGVLGAVQNMSRDWVIDKLTIGVSYDSDFDKAKKLIKQIGKELAEDPEFAPNIIEPLKMQGVEQFGDYGIQIRLKMMTKPGEQFVIRRRALALIKRAFDENGIRFAVPTVQVAGHEEAGPVAAHQALKLVKPPPPEGQAS, encoded by the coding sequence ATGATGACAACGCACGCCGACCACGACGCCCCGGCCCGGCTGTTTGGCAGCCTGGTGCTGCTGTTCCTCGTGCTGGTATGGTCTCCATCCGCCAACGCCCAAGTCCCGGCGGCGCAGAGCCCTCCCCCGCCACAGGTGCAGCAGTTCCTGAACCTCATGCAGGATCCGGCCGTGCGCGGCTGGATCGACCAACAGCAGCAGCCTGCGTCGACGCCAGCGCTTGCAGAGCCGCCGTCGACCGCTACCCAGACGACAGCTTCCGAGATGACCGGCTCCGAGATGATGGCAGCCCGGACCGCCAGCATGCGGGACCATCTCGCTTCCCTCGCGGCCGCCGCGCCGCGCCTGCCGGGCGAGTTCCGCAATGCTGCGGACCGCCTGCTCGCCGAGCTGCGCGGTCGCCGCCCCGTCGCTGTGCTGATCCTCGTCCTCGGGTTCGTCGCCCTGGGTGCGGGAACCGAATGGCTCTTCAGAAGAGTCACCGCCCGCCCGCAGCAGCGGATCCTTGCCCTGCCCATCGAGACGGCGTCCGCGCGGATGCGCGCCATCGGTCTGCGTCTCGCCTTTGGCGTCAGCGAAGTGGCGATCTTCGGGCTCGGGAGCGTCGGCGCATTCCTCGCCTTCGACTGGCCGCCGCTCCTGCGACAGGTCGTCCTTACCTATCTGGTCGCAGCCGTGATCCTGCGTCTCGCGCTGGTTCTGGGACGGTTCTTGCTGGCGCCGGACATCGATGGGCCGCAGAATGCGGAGCGCTTTTGCGTCATCCCGTTACCCGCCCATGCCGCTCGCTTCTGGTATCGGCGCTTGGCGCTCTTCGTCGGGTGGTTCGCCTTCGGACGGGCCACGCTTGAGGTCCTCAGCGCCTTGGGGTTCTCGCCCGAGGGGCGCGAGCTCGTGGCCTATGCTCTCGGGCTCGGGCTTCTCGCCATCGCCCTGAATGTCGTGTGGACCCGGCCTCGCGCAGCCGATGCCCTTCCGGACGTTACGCGGCGCCCGACCCATCACGCGATTACCCCCTGGCTTCTGTCGCTTTGCCTGGTGCTGCTCTGGGGGCTCTGGGTCATGGGGTTCATGCGCCTGTTCTGGCTCTTGGCGGTGGCTCTCCTCCTCCCCGGGGCGATCAAGGTCGCCCGGATGGCGAGCCATCATGTCTCGCGCCCTGTCGGAGGATCTAAGGCGCTTCCCGCGCCAAGTCTAATGGCGGTCTTTCTGGATCGCGGCATCCGGGCTCTCTTGATCGTCGGCGCTGCCCTTCTGCTCGCGCACGCCTGGCAGATCGATCTTGTCGAGATGAGCGGCCGCGACACCCTCCTGACTCGCCTCCTGCGCGGCGCGCTGAGCAGCGTCGTGATCCTGCTCATCGCCGACCTGATCTGGCAGGTGGTCAAGTCGCTGATCGATCGGCGGCTCAGCCAGGCCGAGGCCTTGTCCGCGCCCGGAACCGAGGCGGCGGTCCGGCAGGCGCGGCTCCGCACGCTGCTGCCGATCTTCCGCAATGTCATCTTCGTGGTGCTGGCGGTCGTCGCCGTGATGATGGCCCTGTCGGCGCTAGGGGTGGAGATCGGGCCGCTAATCGCCGGCGCCGGCATCGTGGGCGTGGCCGTCGGCTTCGGCTCGCAGACGCTGGTCAAAGATGTCATCAGCGGCGTGTTCTACCTGCTCGACGATGCCTTCCGGGTCGGCGAGTACATCACGAGCGGCAGCTACAAGGGGACGGTGGAGTCATTCGGGTTCCGCTCGGTGAAGCTGCGCCATCACCGTGGGCCACTGTTCACGGTGCCGTTCGGGGTCCTTGGAGCGGTTCAGAACATGAGCCGTGACTGGGTCATCGACAAGCTGACCATCGGCGTGTCGTACGATTCCGATTTCGACAAGGCGAAGAAGCTGATCAAGCAGATCGGCAAGGAACTGGCGGAAGATCCGGAGTTCGCGCCTAACATCATCGAGCCACTGAAGATGCAAGGCGTCGAGCAGTTTGGCGATTACGGCATCCAGATCCGCCTCAAGATGATGACCAAGCCCGGCGAGCAGTTCGTCATTCGCCGCAGGGCGCTGGCCCTGATCAAGCGGGCGTTTGACGAGAACGGCATCCGGTTCGCCGTTCCCACCGTGCAGGTGGCGGGTCACGAGGAAGCCGGGCCGGTGGCGGCCCATCAGGCTCTCAAGCTCGTCAAGCCGCCACCACCCGAAGGGCAGGCGAGTTGA
- a CDS encoding phosphate acetyltransferase, producing MTVAVPAQDASQHGQRRHDKYDRLVATAQSRPKLKVAVAHPCDAASLGAVFEAAGLGLIEPILVGPQAKITAAVKALGKDVSTMRIVDAPHSQAAAEAAVDLVRSGQAEALMKGSLHTDELMAAVVRREGGLRTARRISHCFVMDVPGHDTPLIITDAAVNIAPTLEDKVHIVQNAIDLARALGADPVRVAILSAMETVNPKVPSTIEAAALCKMADRGQITGGILDGPLALDNAVDLGAAKIKKIQSPVAGQANVLVVPDLEAGNMLAKSLTFLADADAAGIVLGARVPIILTSRADSTIARLASCAVASLVADAQRKQLAMPEV from the coding sequence ATGACGGTTGCGGTTCCAGCCCAGGACGCGTCTCAGCACGGCCAGCGGCGGCATGACAAGTACGACCGGCTCGTGGCGACCGCGCAATCGCGTCCGAAGCTGAAGGTTGCCGTGGCGCACCCATGCGATGCGGCCTCCCTCGGCGCAGTGTTCGAGGCAGCCGGGCTCGGCCTGATCGAGCCGATCCTCGTCGGGCCGCAGGCCAAGATCACGGCCGCCGTGAAGGCGCTCGGCAAGGATGTCTCCACGATGCGCATCGTCGACGCCCCGCACAGCCAAGCGGCAGCGGAGGCAGCCGTCGACCTCGTGCGCTCAGGGCAGGCCGAGGCGCTGATGAAGGGCAGCCTGCACACGGACGAACTCATGGCTGCCGTCGTTCGTCGCGAGGGCGGGCTGCGCACGGCACGCCGGATCAGCCACTGCTTCGTCATGGACGTTCCCGGCCATGACACCCCACTCATCATCACCGACGCGGCGGTCAACATCGCGCCGACTCTGGAGGACAAGGTCCACATCGTCCAGAACGCCATTGACCTTGCCCGTGCGCTGGGGGCCGACCCGGTGCGGGTCGCAATCCTCTCGGCGATGGAGACCGTCAACCCGAAGGTGCCGTCGACCATCGAGGCGGCGGCCTTGTGCAAGATGGCCGACCGCGGGCAGATCACGGGCGGGATCCTCGATGGTCCGCTTGCCCTCGACAACGCCGTAGATCTCGGCGCGGCCAAAATCAAGAAGATCCAGTCGCCGGTGGCCGGCCAGGCCAATGTCCTCGTGGTTCCGGATCTCGAAGCCGGCAACATGCTGGCCAAGAGCCTGACCTTTCTGGCCGACGCGGACGCCGCCGGTATCGTGCTCGGCGCCCGCGTGCCGATCATCCTCACGAGCCGGGCCGACTCGACTATCGCCCGGCTGGCGTCCTGCGCCGTGGCCTCGCTCGTGGCCGACGCACAGCGCAAGCAACTCGCCATGCCGGAGGTCTGA
- a CDS encoding helix-turn-helix transcriptional regulator, which translates to MPSTYRATELLPGHGFGPLTEDLRQVLRTELLRDTCSAAGIARLFSMHRRTLNRHLHIEGLGFRQLANEIRFEIACELLANTDMALSQVAAVLRYSELSAFTRAFRRWSGQTPSAWRASHPGVQKRRPRKPHRPRPGL; encoded by the coding sequence ATGCCATCCACCTACAGGGCCACCGAGTTGCTGCCGGGCCACGGCTTCGGTCCCCTCACTGAGGATCTTCGCCAGGTGCTCCGGACCGAGCTGCTCAGGGACACCTGTTCCGCCGCTGGGATCGCCCGCCTGTTCTCGATGCACCGCCGCACCCTGAACCGGCACCTGCATATCGAAGGCCTCGGGTTCCGGCAGCTGGCCAACGAGATCCGCTTTGAGATTGCGTGCGAGCTTCTGGCAAACACCGACATGGCGCTCAGCCAGGTTGCGGCAGTCCTGAGATATTCCGAGCTGAGTGCCTTCACCCGCGCCTTCCGGCGCTGGTCGGGGCAGACCCCGTCGGCATGGCGCGCGAGCCATCCCGGTGTCCAGAAGCGGCGGCCCCGCAAACCTCACCGCCCACGTCCGGGCCTTTGA
- a CDS encoding alpha/beta hydrolase, producing MVFPETRRTFRGRALCLSLILALISPLAACASLRGVMVPVSGTVAGASQVDMLVATTRKRADPAELFSGDRGPTAAFAHITVSIPPSNARQIGEVQWPRQVPGNPATEFVTLKADVIDRDQAIAWFHQSLRTVPKRQVLVFIHGFNNRFDDAVFRFAQIVHDSNAPVVPILFTWPSRGSVLAYGYDRESTAYSRNALENLLKAISRDPAVGEISILAHSMGNSLALETLRQMAIRDGRVTPKIRNVLLAAPDVDVDLAREAIIDMGPRANRPAFTLFVSQDDRALAVSRRVWGSEARLGAINPDQEPYRTQLEQANVTVLDLTKLKAGDALNHGKFAESPEVVQLIGKRLAEGQTVTDSRVGLGDRIIQVTTGAASAVGTAAGLAISAPVAVVDPQTRQSLGAQTEELGRSVSDVAAP from the coding sequence ATGGTGTTCCCTGAAACGCGAAGGACCTTCAGAGGTCGGGCCCTGTGCCTGTCCCTGATCCTCGCTCTGATCTCGCCGCTCGCAGCCTGCGCCAGCCTCCGCGGCGTGATGGTCCCAGTGAGTGGGACCGTCGCCGGCGCGAGCCAGGTCGACATGCTGGTCGCCACTACGCGCAAACGGGCCGATCCGGCGGAGCTGTTCTCCGGCGATCGGGGCCCGACGGCGGCCTTCGCCCATATTACCGTTTCGATCCCGCCGTCGAACGCCCGGCAGATCGGTGAGGTGCAGTGGCCGCGGCAGGTGCCCGGCAACCCAGCCACGGAGTTCGTGACCCTCAAGGCCGACGTGATCGACCGGGATCAGGCTATCGCCTGGTTCCACCAGAGCCTGCGGACGGTCCCAAAACGGCAGGTGCTGGTCTTCATCCATGGCTTCAACAACCGCTTCGACGATGCGGTCTTCCGCTTCGCCCAGATCGTGCATGACTCCAACGCTCCCGTGGTGCCGATCCTGTTCACCTGGCCCTCGCGCGGCAGCGTCCTGGCCTATGGCTACGATCGCGAGAGCACGGCCTATTCCCGTAATGCCCTGGAGAATCTGCTGAAGGCGATCTCCCGTGATCCGGCCGTGGGCGAGATCTCGATCCTGGCCCATTCCATGGGCAACTCGCTTGCGCTCGAGACCCTGCGCCAGATGGCGATCCGCGACGGCCGGGTGACGCCGAAGATCCGCAACGTTCTTCTCGCCGCGCCCGATGTCGATGTCGATCTCGCCCGGGAGGCGATCATCGACATGGGTCCGAGAGCGAACCGCCCCGCATTCACTCTGTTCGTGTCGCAGGACGACCGAGCACTTGCCGTCTCCCGGCGCGTCTGGGGGAGCGAGGCTCGCCTGGGTGCCATCAATCCCGATCAGGAGCCCTACCGGACGCAACTCGAGCAAGCGAACGTCACGGTCCTCGACCTCACCAAGCTCAAAGCAGGCGATGCCCTCAATCACGGCAAGTTCGCTGAGAGTCCCGAGGTCGTGCAACTCATCGGCAAGCGCTTGGCCGAGGGCCAGACGGTGACGGATTCCCGGGTCGGGCTGGGCGACCGCATCATCCAGGTCACAACGGGGGCGGCCAGTGCTGTCGGAACGGCGGCCGGTCTGGCGATCTCTGCTCCTGTCGCGGTTGTCGATCCTCAGACGCGACAGTCCCTCGGTGCTCAAACGGAGGAGTTGGGTCGATCCGTTTCAGACGTGGCCGCCCCGTAA
- a CDS encoding DUF1003 domain-containing protein: MDEVAQLARQLLDSGVTRLSEREQRVILHIAKRSHVARNVNNVLEERQTLGERLADRVAQFGGSWTFITIFTGMLMAWIVLNSVALARVGGGFDPYPYIFLNLILSMVAALQAPVILMSQNRQAARDRLAAGLDYEVNLKAEVEIMALHDKLDRIRVEHLEGLLQDQTQRVEELDKLIRATLAKPLSS, translated from the coding sequence ATGGACGAGGTGGCTCAACTCGCCCGGCAGTTGCTGGATAGCGGCGTAACAAGGCTGTCTGAGCGCGAGCAGCGGGTAATTCTCCACATTGCCAAGCGTTCGCATGTCGCTCGAAATGTGAACAATGTTCTCGAAGAACGGCAGACATTGGGCGAACGCTTGGCGGATCGGGTCGCTCAATTCGGCGGGTCCTGGACGTTCATCACGATCTTCACGGGGATGCTCATGGCTTGGATCGTCCTGAACAGCGTTGCCTTGGCCCGCGTCGGCGGAGGCTTTGATCCATACCCCTATATTTTCCTGAATCTGATCCTGTCGATGGTTGCCGCGCTCCAAGCCCCTGTGATCCTGATGTCTCAGAACCGACAAGCCGCTAGGGATCGGTTGGCCGCAGGCCTGGATTACGAGGTCAACTTGAAGGCGGAGGTTGAGATCATGGCCCTACACGACAAGCTGGACCGCATTCGCGTCGAGCATCTCGAAGGCTTGCTTCAGGATCAGACGCAGCGGGTTGAGGAGTTAGACAAGCTGATCCGGGCAACCCTCGCGAAACCACTCTCAAGCTGA
- a CDS encoding AraC family transcriptional regulator, whose translation MTKHIVPPSANISPETPTPTTTLAGPKRTLSPGYIHLGISKEIAPALREFGLDPDPLIRAAGLDPSLFDDGMSVIPFAALGRLYTLCVAGTNCSHFGLLVGQRATILSLGMVGRLMLHSDTVGDALRALVANLSLQDRAVVPSLIVSDGTALLTFATYQAAGTSAEQIRDAALGVTINIVRTLCGSTWNPVEVLLPKAAPADAAAYRRHFRAPARFNQETATLVFPARDLEQRITGADPMMRALLEEHIQQMKARAGSEFSDDIRRLLRTRLTSNHCSADDIAEVLAMHRRTLSRRLKGTGMGYRALTNEIRFEIARQLLEETDVSLSHIAAALAYSEASAFTRAFRRWSGETPSTWRAERHAA comes from the coding sequence ATGACCAAACACATCGTGCCTCCGTCCGCGAACATCAGCCCCGAGACGCCTACACCGACAACCACCCTGGCAGGACCCAAGCGAACGCTTTCTCCCGGCTACATCCATCTGGGCATCTCCAAGGAAATCGCCCCGGCGTTGCGCGAGTTCGGCCTCGATCCCGACCCGCTCATCCGGGCGGCAGGCCTCGACCCAAGCCTGTTCGATGATGGCATGAGCGTGATCCCGTTTGCAGCTTTGGGCCGGCTGTACACCCTGTGCGTGGCCGGCACGAACTGTTCGCACTTCGGGCTCCTCGTCGGCCAGCGCGCCACGATCCTGTCGCTCGGGATGGTGGGGCGCCTGATGCTGCATTCGGACACGGTGGGCGACGCCCTGCGCGCGCTCGTTGCGAACCTGAGCCTCCAGGACCGGGCCGTGGTGCCGTCGCTGATCGTCAGCGACGGCACAGCCCTGCTCACGTTTGCGACCTACCAGGCGGCGGGCACGAGCGCGGAGCAAATCCGCGACGCAGCTCTGGGCGTCACGATCAACATCGTGCGGACCCTGTGCGGGTCGACCTGGAACCCGGTGGAGGTCCTGTTGCCCAAAGCCGCTCCTGCGGATGCCGCGGCGTATCGGCGCCACTTCCGCGCTCCGGCACGGTTCAACCAGGAAACCGCAACCCTTGTGTTCCCGGCCCGTGACCTGGAGCAGCGGATTACCGGGGCGGATCCCATGATGCGCGCGCTGCTGGAGGAACACATCCAGCAAATGAAGGCCAGAGCGGGAAGCGAGTTCTCGGACGACATCCGACGGCTGCTGCGCACGCGGCTGACCAGCAACCATTGCTCGGCCGACGACATTGCCGAGGTGCTGGCGATGCACCGCCGTACCCTGAGCCGCCGCCTGAAGGGCACCGGCATGGGCTACCGGGCGCTGACGAACGAGATCCGCTTCGAGATTGCCCGTCAACTGCTGGAAGAGACCGACGTGTCGCTCTCTCATATCGCGGCGGCCCTGGCGTATTCCGAGGCCAGCGCCTTCACCCGCGCCTTCCGGCGCTGGTCGGGCGAAACGCCGAGCACCTGGCGCGCTGAAAGGCATGCTGCGTAA
- a CDS encoding poly(3-hydroxyalkanoate) synthetase — protein sequence MKAEFPVWNPWLWPVLAATYAGEAALHTLSRSMTASPAEPVGPEPAWATPHAVRLDLPSLRVREFSHRAGRVPTLVVAPFALHGAALADFAPGHSLVESLLGEGLDGICVVECKSAIPSMRFLSIDNYLADLMVVVQELGGLVNFIGLCQGGWLSLMFAARFPQMIHSMALAGSPVDLAAPSAMVAGTRATAPEFFEGLVRSGDGLILGQRALDLWGVVSPDPAAAAEVLQVGQNALEDLFERYRQWHQWTVNLPGSFYLEVVEHLFRRNELARGEFRALGQVADLSSVKAPLFLLASTTM from the coding sequence ATGAAGGCTGAGTTCCCTGTCTGGAATCCGTGGCTATGGCCGGTCCTGGCGGCCACGTACGCCGGCGAGGCGGCCCTGCATACCCTCAGCCGGTCCATGACCGCCAGCCCCGCTGAGCCCGTCGGTCCGGAGCCGGCCTGGGCGACGCCGCATGCGGTCCGCCTGGATCTGCCAAGCCTTCGGGTGCGTGAGTTCTCGCACCGGGCAGGCCGCGTGCCCACGCTCGTCGTGGCCCCCTTCGCGCTTCATGGCGCCGCCTTGGCCGACTTCGCGCCCGGGCACAGCTTGGTCGAAAGCCTGCTGGGCGAGGGGCTGGACGGGATCTGTGTCGTGGAGTGCAAGTCCGCGATCCCGTCGATGCGCTTTCTCTCCATCGACAACTACCTCGCCGATCTGATGGTCGTGGTGCAGGAGCTTGGGGGGCTGGTGAACTTCATTGGGCTGTGCCAGGGCGGATGGCTGTCGCTGATGTTCGCGGCCCGATTTCCGCAGATGATCCACAGCATGGCGCTGGCCGGCTCCCCCGTCGATCTCGCCGCCCCTTCGGCCATGGTTGCGGGCACCCGCGCCACGGCGCCCGAGTTCTTCGAGGGCTTGGTTCGTTCCGGCGACGGTCTGATCCTCGGGCAACGGGCGCTGGATCTATGGGGTGTCGTCTCACCAGATCCCGCAGCGGCCGCCGAGGTCCTGCAGGTTGGTCAGAATGCGCTGGAGGACCTGTTCGAGCGATACCGGCAGTGGCATCAGTGGACCGTTAACCTCCCCGGCAGCTTCTATCTTGAGGTCGTGGAGCATCTGTTCCGGCGCAACGAACTCGCCCGGGGCGAGTTTCGGGCGCTCGGCCAAGTGGCCGATCTCTCATCCGTCAAAGCCCCGCTGTTTCTCCTGGCGAGCACGACGATGTGA